From Palaemon carinicauda isolate YSFRI2023 unplaced genomic scaffold, ASM3689809v2 scaffold118, whole genome shotgun sequence, the proteins below share one genomic window:
- the LOC137635369 gene encoding protein FAM200C-like: protein MGVWQARIEAGSIASFPFLDEHLQTQRIELPIGIKDCIIGHLDILSAEFKSYFDDAPLDVPWHRDPFNTEIEPTEDEAEELAELKVSKAMKLAFSNREDLSSFWLSVQDAYPLLSKKASEMHVQFATIYLCESGFSDLATIKTKSRNRLDVGNDIRHAVSKTEPNIRALVTRAQQQVSH from the coding sequence ATGGGAGTCTGGCAGGCACGAATCGAGGCCGGATCCATAGCCTCGTTTCCTTTCTTGGACGAGCATCTGCAGACGCAGAGGATTGAACTTCCCATCGGCATCAAAGATTGCATCATTGGACATCTCGACATTCTCTCCGCTGAGTTCAAATCTTATTTCGACGATGCTCCATTGGATGTTCCATGGCACAGAGACCCATTCAACACTGAAATTGAACCTACTGAAGACGAAGCAGAGGAGCTCGCAGAGTTGAAGGTCTCAAAAGCAATGAAGCTGGCCTTCAGTAACAGAGAAGACCTCTCCAGCTTCTGGTTGTCTGTTCAGGATGCATATCCACTACTCAGCAAGAAGGCATCCGAAATGCACGTTCAATTCGCAACAATATACCTTTGCGAATCTGGATTTTCTGACCTGGCGACCATTAAAACGAAGTCCAGAAACCGTCTTGATGTTGGGAACGATATTCGCCATGCTGTGTCCAAGACGGAGCCGAACATAAGAGCTCTCGTCACACGAGCCCAACAGCAAGTGTCTCATTGA
- the LOC137635371 gene encoding protein FAM200C-like, with product MSKVRKWTDSYVKFGFTKFIRDGVDCAQCLHCSVVMANASLRPSKVSNHRDKVHPQRKDDNIDALSTKRARYDCEATLPKFGFWPEEKPALQSSYEVAYRIVKCKKPHTIAEKLIKPCTEKMVELMIGPEAKKKIQQVSLSNDTIRRRIDDMAADVCRQICCEIKQSTLQASLQLDESTDTALESQLIAFARYEKEGKMKEEFLFCNTLPTTMTAKDVKAIVDSFFFK from the coding sequence atGTCGAAGGTTCGAAAATGGACAGACAGCTACGTCAAGTTTGGATTCACGAAGTTCATTCGAGATGGCGTGGACTGCGCGCAATGTCTGCACTGCTCAGTGGTGATGGCAAATGCATCACTACGTCCTTCCAAAGTTTCAAACCATCGCGACAAGGTGCATCCCCAAAGGAAAGATGATAATATTGATGCTCTGTCTACGAAAAGAGCACGGTACGACTGTGAAGCGACACTTCCAAAATTTGGATTCTGGCCAGAAGAAAAACCTGCTCTTCAATCCAGCTACGAAGTGGCATACCGAATTGTGAAATGCAAGAAGCCGCACACTATTGCTGAGAAACTTATCAAGCCATGTACAGAGAAAATGGTGGAACTGATGATCGGACCAGAGGCAAAAAAGAAAATCCAGCAAGTTTCGCTCTCTAATGACACGATCCGCCGACGGATTGATGACATGGCCGCTGATGTGTGCCGTCAAATTTGCTGTGAAATCAAGCAAAGCACGCTCCAGGCTAGCCTTCAACTTGATGAGTCTACCGACACCGCTCTGGAGAGCCAGTTGATCGCCTTCGCTCGCTACgagaaagaaggaaagatgaaGGAAGAGTTCTTATTCTGCAATACCCTGCCAACCACAATGACAGCAAAAGATGTCAAAGCCATCGtggactcttttttttttaagtga